The Antechinus flavipes isolate AdamAnt ecotype Samford, QLD, Australia chromosome 4, AdamAnt_v2, whole genome shotgun sequence genomic interval GGGTTAGGCttatggatcctttctcagaaaaattttgaaatttcataattgaaggaaaaacaGTTTGAGCtttagtggaaaaaaatttttttcccctattcaaGATCATCCCTAATCTAGCACCAGACTCAGATATGATTTGCCAGAGCTAGTGACAAAAACCCCAGATATGAAAAGTACTTATAATTTGTTGACACAAGTTTACATGGTCTTTGTTCTCATGGTGAGAGGGAGACCAGAACACTGTAGAGGCACAATTGTCTttgctggaaaattatttcaccctgTCTTTGTGTGGATTCCCCCTCTCCATGACCTATTTTTTGACATTATTTAAAGATGCTCACAAGAATTTTGGGGAAAGCTCAGGCAAGTCGATACTCCCCTCCCCACCATTTTGTGTCCTCCCTAAATCTATTTCTAAAGAATTGCTTTCTTTAGTGAACTTTTGGAGCTCCTTCTAGCCCCTCCCCCTAACTCCTCCCAGTTTGGAGAATTCAacttttcaaggcattcttttCATTGGATTCTTGTGGCCTCCTTTACCTTTTGATCTAGTCTGTTCTTCAagggattatttttttcagttatttttctgtgtctcctttaccaagttgttgtttttcatgtttttcttgcaTTACCctaatttctcttcccaatttttctattCTACCTCTACTTCTTTTACTTAACTCTATGctaaattgtgtgtatgtgtatgaaacAGAAGCTGGAGGGCCAATGTACTCTCAGAGATGAAGTGTTGGCTGAAAATactaaggaaggaaaggaaaggctcAGACTCATtgataacaaaatataaagaaaaaacccttttttttattttgtgggaaATAAAAGCAGAAACAGACCTCAGATTCCAGAAAACTCTTGAAAaatgtttccttaaaaaataatacCCATCTCTATCAcaccctccttttccctccccttttgcttccctccctccctcttcccaacCCAAGAGCCCTTTACTAGGTATATTCCTCTTTCCCCCACATCCTCTACCCAATCCTTActaacttcattttcctcctttcttctattcatcttcccttttcattttttgacacATTTGTCACTTTTTGCCTCTTGAAACAAAAGCCCATCCTGTCCCTTTtccatccccctccccagtatgcaaaaaacaaacaaaaaacccccaccTCTACCCTTTCTCCTTGGGATTTGATAACCTTCTCCTCATAACAGTTGCTCTCCCAAGAATTTAAGAGGTTTCCCCTGCTCTATTCTCAACCAAGGAAAGGTGTAGCTTTGGTAAGATTCCCTCCCAATTCCCACCCGTTTTACCCCAACTGAATTGTCTTAACAGTTGCTCTCCCAAGAATTTAAGAGGTTTCCCCTGCTCTATTCCCACCCAGGACAGGTGTAGCTTTGGTAAGATTCCCTCCCAATTCCCACCCGCCCTACCCCAACTGAATTGTCTTCTCTATAGCTTTCTTAGTCTATAATAAAACCATCTTCTATATTCCCTCTTTTACTACTTACATTATGAACAATATCCTCAAGCTGGTAATTTACTTCTTCCAGAAAAGAGTCTTCCCTCTTTCCTGGGCCCTTTTATTATAGAATACAggaatcttttctttcctcatcatcCCAAGGAAAGGTTTGTTAATCCCCCTAGCAATGTCTAACCTCTTCTTATTCCCTTAGGAAGACCTAAGTAGTTGTTTTTTTTGTAATGTCTCAGCCTTCAACCCCAGGTTTCTCCTGGAAACAGAAAAGCCCTTTTCCTCCTTCATACTTCCACCCCTTAGGGAGAGAGGCTCTTTCACCACCCCTTTTTATCAGCAATCTCCTGACTTCACCTGATACCCTTCCCTAGTTGTCCCTCCTTCAGCTAGTGAAGTAGAGCATTGAGCTCTGACACACTAGCATCAAGGACATTCTCTGCTGTGGTCTTTCCATGCTGCTCCTTAAGGTGGCGTCGAATGGCGGGTTTATGGGCAAATCGCACATCACAGTAAGAACAACGGTAGGGCCTAGCCCCAGAATGAAGATTGAGATGGTCGTGTAGGGTAGACTTCTGAGTGAAGCATTTGCCACAAATACCACAGGAGTGTGATTTGACACCTCGGTGGACATTCATGTGACGGTTGAGGTTGCTGCTATGGTTGAACTGCTTCCCACATCGAGGGCACATAAAGATGAAGTGCTGGGCTCTCATGtggaacacaagtttttccaCACCTTGAAACACTTCTGGGCATTTGGTACACTTGATGTTCTTCAGTGGGTTTCCCACTGGGGAGGCCCCTGGTATGGGGCTCCTCATGCCCCCATAACTCCCACTAACTCCACTGCTCCGGGACATAGTGGCTGCTGCTAGGGCTTCATCTCCCAGTCCAAGAGTAATGCCCTCCCCTACTTGACCTCCAGGAAACAGCAACAGACCTTCCCCTTCTGTGTCTTCTGTGAGGCTGTAGCAGGCCTTCACCACCCCCTGGGGGGCTGTGCTTTCATCAGGGGCATCAATTGTTTCTCCAACTTCATTGATAAGAAGTCCACTACTCCCTCCAAGACCAAGACCCCCTCCAAGGCTAAGGTTCCCCCCAAGACCAAGGCTCCCTCCAAGACCAAGGCTCCCTCCAATGCCTCCCGGGGGTTTAAGCCTCTGTGCCACTTCCAATGCTGATTCCACCTTGACAATACAGATATCTGACAcatcctcttcttcatcttcttcctcttcctctgcttTTAGCTCAAGGTCCTCATCTAGGGGGAATTCTAGCTTCACTGGTCGGAGAAGAGACGGTGGAGGAGGTGGCGGTGGAGGTTTGGGAGCTGGCTTTGGGGTTCGAGCGGGTGGAAGGAGTGACTTGGTGGAGCTGAGCCCAGTCAATCCAATCCCTCCACTTACTCCATCCTCTTTTAGGCCAATCTTGGGTTCAATGA includes:
- the ZBTB12 gene encoding zinc finger and BTB domain-containing protein 12 — translated: MASGVEVLRFQLPGHEAATLRNMNQLRAEERFCDVTIVADSLKFRGHKVILAACSPFLRDQFLLNPSSELQVSLMHSARIVADLLLSCYTGALEFAVRDIVNYLTAASYLQMEHVVEKCRNALSQFIEPKIGLKEDGVSGGIGLTGLSSTKSLLPPARTPKPAPKPPPPPPPPSLLRPVKLEFPLDEDLELKAEEEEEDEEEDVSDICIVKVESALEVAQRLKPPGGIGGSLGLGGSLGLGGNLSLGGGLGLGGSSGLLINEVGETIDAPDESTAPQGVVKACYSLTEDTEGEGLLLFPGGQVGEGITLGLGDEALAAATMSRSSGVSGSYGGMRSPIPGASPVGNPLKNIKCTKCPEVFQGVEKLVFHMRAQHFIFMCPRCGKQFNHSSNLNRHMNVHRGVKSHSCGICGKCFTQKSTLHDHLNLHSGARPYRCSYCDVRFAHKPAIRRHLKEQHGKTTAENVLDASVSELNALLH